From a single Oreochromis niloticus isolate F11D_XX linkage group LG3, O_niloticus_UMD_NMBU, whole genome shotgun sequence genomic region:
- the LOC109199147 gene encoding programmed cell death 1 ligand 1-like: MCAVTSASLCWTLLSVCILFVAADSISITAESGQTVTLLCRAQSNKPIDTVTWSRSDITDENVLKYHGQQLLLSYQHPSFKNRVDLQDRQMKDGDVSLILKDVTINDAGTYECRVIQRGINQEKLISSITLSVVDPPGQEGVPVGVIIGASAGAAAVLALIGGGIWMLS, encoded by the exons ATGTGTGCTGTGACATCTGCGTCTCTCTGCTGGACTTTGCTCTCTGTCTGCATCCTGTTTGTTGCTGCAG ACTCGATAAGCATCACAGCTGAATCTGGTCAAACTGTCACTCTGCTGTGTCGAGCTCAAAGCAACAAGCCCATCGACACTGTAACATGGAGCAGATCTGACATAACAGACGAAAATGTCCTGAAGTACCACGGTCAGCAACTTCTTCTATCataccagcatccatcttttaagaaccgggtggatctgcaggacagacagatgaaggatggagacgtgtctctgattctgaaGGACGTGACGATTAATGACGCTGGAACGTACGAGTGTCGTGTCATTCAGAGAGGAATAAACCAAGAGAAGCTCATCAGCAGCATCACActgagtgttgttgatcctccag gtcaggaAGGTGTACCTGTTGGAGTGATAATCGGTGCGTCAGCAGGAGCTGCAGCTGTCCTCGCTTTGATTGGGGGTGGTATTTGGATGCTTTCGTGA